CGGTCGGCCGCTGCAATATCGCCTGGCGCAATCGGGCGCCCACTGGGGCCTGAACAGCCTGTGCGTCCTGGCCATGCTGGACGCGCTGGACGTGCCGCTGGAAACGGGGCTTCAGGCCCTGGCCGACTTCCAGCCCCTGGCCGGTCGGGGCCAGACGCGCCAGGTGGCCTTGGGCGACGGCGCCTTCACCCTGATCGACGAAAGCTATAACGCCAATCCCCTGTCGATGACCGCCGGGTTCAAGAGCCTGGGCGCCCGCGCCGTCTCGGGTCGCCGCGTCGTGGTCCTGACCGACATGCTGGAGCTGGGCGACCAGAGCCGCAGCCTGCATGAGGGTCTGGCCGGTCCCATCGACGCGGCGGGCCTGGACCTGGTCCACGCCGCCGGGCCGCAGATGCGCTGGCTCTATGACGCCCTGCCGGTGTCGCGTCGCGGCCTGTGGCGCGACACCGCCGCCGAACTGGCTGTGGAGGCCGCCCTTCTGGTCGCGCCCGGCGACGTGGTCATGGTCAAGGGTTCGAACGGCTCCAGGGCCTCGCTGGTGGCCAAGGCGCTGGCGGATTTGCAATACCGCGACACGGCGCCCGCGACGCGATAGGGGACACCCATGTTTTACCTGCTCTACCTCTATTACGCCGATGTCGCGCACCAGTATCCGCTGCTGAACCTGGTCCAGTACCAGACGGTGCGTATGGCCCTGGCCCTGGCCACGGCCATGATCGTGGCCGTCGCCATGGGCAGCCGCTTCATCAACTGGATCCGCGCCAAACAGGGCCGGGGCCAGCCGATCCGCGACGACGGCCCCGTGTCGCACCTGTCCAAGGTGGGCACCCCCACCATGGGCGGGCTGATGATCCTGGCCGGGATCGGGGTGGCGGTGTTCCTGTGGGGCGACCTGACCAACCCCTATATCTGGATCGTGTCGGGCGTCACGGCGGCGTTCGGCGTGCTGGGCTTCATCGACGACTACGCCAAGGTGACGAAACAGACGTCTGCCGGCCTGACCTCCAAACAGAAGCTGTTGGCCCAGACCGTCGTCGCCGTGGTCGCGGGCGTGCTGACGGTGCTGTGGATGACCCGTTCGCCGACCTCGCCGGGGCTTGAGACCTCCATCGCCTTCCCCTTCTTCAAGGCTGTGCTGTTGAACATCGGCTGGTTCTATGTGGCGTTCGCGGCTTTCACCATCGTCGGCTTCTCCAATGCGGTGAACCTGACGGACGGGCTGGACGGTCTGGCGACGGTGCCGGTGATGATGGCGGCGGGCGCCTTCGGGGTGATCTCCTATCTGGCCGGCAACTTCGTCTTCGCCCAGTATCTGCAGGTTCACCATGTGCCCGGGGCGGGCGAGCTGGCCATCTTCTGCGCCGCCATCATCGGCGGGGGCGCGGGCTTTCTGTGGTATAACGCCCCGCCGGCCAAGATCTTCATGGGCGACACCGGCTCCCTGGCCCTGGGCGGCGCGCTGGGCGCCATCGCCGTCACCACCAAGCACGAGCTGGTGCTGGGCATCGTCGGCGGCCTGTTTGTCGCCGAGGCCGCTTCGGTCATGATCCAGGTCGGCTATTACAAACTGACCAAGAAGCGCATCTTCCTGATGGCGCCGGTCCACCACCATTTCGAGAAGATGGGCTGGCCGGAATCCACCGTCGTCATCCGCTTCTGGATCATCGCCGGCGCCCTGGCCCTGATCGGCCTGTCCACGCTGAAACTGCGTTGAATACGCACCACAAATCGTCATCCTCGGGCTCGACCCGAGGATCGGGCGCCGATCGGGTCGTGCGCCTGGACGGTCGCCTGTGCGGCGGACGGTTCGATCCTCGGGTCGAGCCCGAGGATGACGGAGCGTCGGCATGATCGCCGTTCCCGGTTTCGAGGGCAGGCGGGTTGCGGTTTTCGGCCTGGGACGGTCGGGGATCACGGCCGCGCGCGCGCTTCAGGCCGGGGGCGCCCTCCCCATCCTGTGGGATGACGGCGTCTCGGGCAGGATGCAGGCCGAGGCCGAAGGGTTTCAGGTCCAGGACCTGACCGCCGCCGACTGGTCCGGTTTCTCCGCCCTGGTCCTGTCGCCCGGCGCGCCCCTGACCCACCCGAAACCGCATTGGACGGTCGAGCGCGCGCATCAGGCGGGCGTGCCCGTGATCGGCGACGTCGAACTGTTCGCCCGCGCCCTGGCCGCGCGTCCCAAGGACCAGCGGCCTCGCGTCGTCGCCATAACCGGCACCAACGGCAAGTCCACCACCACGGCCCTGATCGGCTGGGTGCTGAAGTCCGCCGGCCTGACGGTCCATGTCGGCGGCAATATCGGCATCGGCGTCCTGGCCCTGCCCGAACCGACGCCCGACGCCGTCTATGTGATCGAGATCTCCAGCTATCAGCTGGATTTGACCACGAGCTTCGCCCCCGACGTCGCCATCCTGACCAACATCAGCCCCGACCACCTGGACCGCCACGGCGGCATGGAGGGCTATGTGGCGGCCAAGCGCCGGATCTTCGCCCATCAGGCGCCCGATGCGGTGGCGCTTATCGGCGTGGACGAGGACTGGGGCAGGGGGATCGCGTCCCAACTGTCCCAGCGCGTGATCGCGGTCTCCACCATCCCTTCTCCCCCAAGGGGAGAAGGATACGTCGCGCAGGCCGGCGCCCTTTGGAAAGACGGCGAACACATCGCCGACCTCACCCCCGCCCGTTCGCTGCCCGGCCGGCACAACGCCCAGAACGCCGCCTTCGCCTATGCCGCCGCCCGCGCGCTGGGCGTCTCCCACGCCGCCGCCGTCAAGGGCCTTCTCACCTTCCCTGGTCTGGCCCATCGTATGGAGACGGTGGCTCGGGTCGGCGCCGTGCGTTTCGTCAACGATTCCAAGGCCACAAACGCCGATGCGGCCCGTCAGGCCCTGTCCAGCTATCCCTCCGTCTTCTGGATCGCCGGCGGCGTGCCCAAAGCGGGCGGCATCGACGATCTGGCCGACCTGTTCCCGCGCGTGAGCAAAGCCTATCTGATCGGACAGGCGGCCGACGCCTTCGCCGCGACCCTGGGCGCTGCGCCCCACGTCATCTCTCAGACTCTGGACGCCGCCGTCGTCGCCGCCGCCGCAGACGCCGCAGCCGCCGGGGGCGAGCAGGTCGTCCTTCTGTCTCCCGCCTGCGCCAGTTTCGACCAGTTCGCCGATTTCGAGGCGCGGGGCGAGGCCTTCCGCGCCGCCGTGCAGACCCTGGCGTCCACCCCGGAGAGCGCCGCATGAGCGCCCCTTACACCCCCGCCTTCTCCCGCAACGACCAGAGCCTGATCGCGCGCTGGTTCTGGACCGTGGATCGCGGCCTGCTGGGCGCGGCCCTGGCCCTGATGGCGCTGGGCGTCTCGCTCAGTTTCGCCTCCAGCCCCGCCGCCATCCTGGCCGATGAATCGATCACCGACCCCTTCCACTATTCCTGGCGGATGATGGTCTTCGCCGGCGTCGGCCTGACGGTCATGCTGACCACCTCGCTGATGTCGCCGCGCGGGGTGCGCCGGATCGCGGTCCTGGCCCTGTTCGGCGCCATCGTCGTCATGGCCGCCCTGCCGTTCATCGGCGACACGGTGAAGGGCGCCGCGCGCTGGGTGAACCTGGGGCCGTTCAGCCTGCAGCCGTCCGAGTTCGCCAAGCCCGGCCTGATCGTCTTCGCCGCCTGGATGTTCGCCGAGGCGCAGAAGGGCCAGGGCGTGCCGGGCGTCACCATCGCCTTCGGCCTCTACGCCCTGACCGTCTGTCTGCTGCTGATTCAGCCGGACATCGGCCAGACCCTGCTGATCACCACCACCTTCATGGCCGTCTTCTTCATGGCGGGGGTGCCGTTCAAATGGATGGCGGTCCTGGCCAGTCTGGGCATGGCGGGGCTGGTCTCGCTGTATTTCGTCTTCGGCCATATGCGCGACCGCCTCAGCCGCTTCTTCTCGCCCGAGACCACCGACACCCACCAGATCGACAGCGCCTCCCAGGCCATTCGCGCCGGCGGCCTGCTGGGACGCGGGGTGGGCGAGGGGGTGATGAAGCGCCACGTGCCCGACCTGCACACCGACTTCATCTATTCCGTCGGCGCCGAGGAGTTCGGCCTGGTCCTCAGCCTGATCATGATCGGCCTCTACGCCTTCATCGTCGTGCGCGGGATGCGCCGGGCCATGAAGCTGACCGACCCGTTCGAACAGACGGCGGCGGCGGGCCTGTTCATGCTGATCGGGCTTCAGGCCTGCATCAACGTCGCGGTGAACCTGAACCTGATCCCGACCAAGGGCATGACCCTGCCGTTCATCAGCTATGGCGGCTCGTCCATGCTGGCCATGGGCCTGACCATGGGCTTCGCCCTGGCCCTGACGCGCCGCCGTCCCGGCGCCTACGAACCAGGCGCCAGCCTGACGATGGGCCGGCGGCTCATTTAAACTTCGTCATCCTCCGGCAAGCCGCTTGCGGCGCAGACC
Above is a genomic segment from Candidatus Brevundimonas colombiensis containing:
- the mraY gene encoding phospho-N-acetylmuramoyl-pentapeptide-transferase; translation: MFYLLYLYYADVAHQYPLLNLVQYQTVRMALALATAMIVAVAMGSRFINWIRAKQGRGQPIRDDGPVSHLSKVGTPTMGGLMILAGIGVAVFLWGDLTNPYIWIVSGVTAAFGVLGFIDDYAKVTKQTSAGLTSKQKLLAQTVVAVVAGVLTVLWMTRSPTSPGLETSIAFPFFKAVLLNIGWFYVAFAAFTIVGFSNAVNLTDGLDGLATVPVMMAAGAFGVISYLAGNFVFAQYLQVHHVPGAGELAIFCAAIIGGGAGFLWYNAPPAKIFMGDTGSLALGGALGAIAVTTKHELVLGIVGGLFVAEAASVMIQVGYYKLTKKRIFLMAPVHHHFEKMGWPESTVVIRFWIIAGALALIGLSTLKLR
- the murD gene encoding UDP-N-acetylmuramoyl-L-alanine--D-glutamate ligase produces the protein MIAVPGFEGRRVAVFGLGRSGITAARALQAGGALPILWDDGVSGRMQAEAEGFQVQDLTAADWSGFSALVLSPGAPLTHPKPHWTVERAHQAGVPVIGDVELFARALAARPKDQRPRVVAITGTNGKSTTTALIGWVLKSAGLTVHVGGNIGIGVLALPEPTPDAVYVIEISSYQLDLTTSFAPDVAILTNISPDHLDRHGGMEGYVAAKRRIFAHQAPDAVALIGVDEDWGRGIASQLSQRVIAVSTIPSPPRGEGYVAQAGALWKDGEHIADLTPARSLPGRHNAQNAAFAYAAARALGVSHAAAVKGLLTFPGLAHRMETVARVGAVRFVNDSKATNADAARQALSSYPSVFWIAGGVPKAGGIDDLADLFPRVSKAYLIGQAADAFAATLGAAPHVISQTLDAAVVAAAADAAAAGGEQVVLLSPACASFDQFADFEARGEAFRAAVQTLASTPESAA
- a CDS encoding putative peptidoglycan glycosyltransferase FtsW, whose translation is MSAPYTPAFSRNDQSLIARWFWTVDRGLLGAALALMALGVSLSFASSPAAILADESITDPFHYSWRMMVFAGVGLTVMLTTSLMSPRGVRRIAVLALFGAIVVMAALPFIGDTVKGAARWVNLGPFSLQPSEFAKPGLIVFAAWMFAEAQKGQGVPGVTIAFGLYALTVCLLLIQPDIGQTLLITTTFMAVFFMAGVPFKWMAVLASLGMAGLVSLYFVFGHMRDRLSRFFSPETTDTHQIDSASQAIRAGGLLGRGVGEGVMKRHVPDLHTDFIYSVGAEEFGLVLSLIMIGLYAFIVVRGMRRAMKLTDPFEQTAAAGLFMLIGLQACINVAVNLNLIPTKGMTLPFISYGGSSMLAMGLTMGFALALTRRRPGAYEPGASLTMGRRLI